The DNA region tcgtggcgcaggggtagcggcttcggctgccgatcccgatgatgctatgagacgcgggttcgattcccgccttatccactgagcttctatcggatggtgaagtaaaacgtcggtcccggtttctcctgtctcgtcagaggcgctggagcagaaatcccacgttagaggaaggccatgccccggggggcgtagtgccaatagtttcgttttcattTTCCATTTTGGCCCTATGTCAAACGGCCAAACACAACTTCaggatttgtttttgttgtgcttTTGTTTTTTGGCCTTGCAGGCCAAGCcaaaaaaattgagatttcGTGTTAGGTCTTTGCACCAAAGtcatttttttctcgttttacgtaattttttttttaattatttacaaACCGGTAGTGTGGCAGGCTTACAATGTGGGGAAGAAGGCTCTGGCGATGCGGTTCGGACAAAACTAAGTTGATAAGCTGTTCTTCGGGAAGCAGATTCCGGTGCATGAAGGACAAGTTCTTCGAGGAGATTGAGAAGCTGGACTTTGAGAATGATCCGGAATCGCAGCGGCTGTACATTAACAACTGGGTGGAGAACACGACGCACGGGGAGATTACGGACCTGCTGATTCCGGGCTCGACCACGAAGAACACAAAGCTGGCGATCGCCAATGCTGCCTACTTCAAGGTGGGTTTGAATAACTTTGATAGAGTTACAGTGGTTAATTGAAACGATCGTTTGTAGGGAACCTGGCAGAGCAAATTCAAGCCAGAGGAGACCCAGAAGGAGATCTTTTACGTTTCGAACGAGCGCCAGGAGTTTGTCGACATGATGCACGTCCAGGGAACCTTCAACCATGGTGAGTAATCTACAATCAACAACTGTGCTGTCAAATACCTAACCGGTTCGTCCCTCCACCAGCCGCCAACGAGAAGCTCGGATGCCACATCCTGGAGCTGCCCTACACCGGTCAGGACGAAGCGTCCCGCGTTTCGATGTTCGTGTtcctaccccccccccccctcccctaccGAATCCAACGCACTGACAAACTCCTTGCCCGCCTCACCTCGTCGCCGAACATCCTCTGCGGGGCAATAACGAGGGCATTATTTCCGCGTCCCGTCGACATGAAGACCGTACTGGGCCGAGGCATGGGCAAGCTGTTCGAAAATTCGGCCAACTTCTCCGGCTTCTCGAAGAAAGTCCAGGTCGGTGAAGTGCTGGTAAAGTTCAAGATCACCGTCGCGACGGTGGCATCCGCGACAGTCGTGTTCAGCTTCCGATCGTCGCGACCTGACGATCCAGCCATGTTTCACTGCAACCATCCGTTCATCTTCGTCATCTAGGACTACGCCACGCAGGCCGAGCTGTTCAACGAAGTTTACCACCAGCCAGAGtgatttttgaagccggaacgACCCCAGAAGATGACTTAGCTGGAAACCAAGGATGAAAGCTTCGAGGGAAGTACGTTCGATGAGTTTTTGGTCATGATTACGTGGGGAAATTGCTTGACCGTCTTGGTGCACACCAACGGGAGATTCCTTCAGAACACGTTTCGGTCGAAAACGTGTCGTATtattgggattgggatttttCGTAATGAATATAACAAATGTGAACGGGATTTCTGaataaaataatatcaaatttttcagttgattggtttagtttatatGAGTAAAACTATAAAACTACGCCCCGCACTTTTGTTGAATATTTGATTATCACGAAAACGCTTCCAGTAACCAAAGTACGTCGCGGAAAAGTTCCACCTGAATAAAACATTCGAGTGGTTGATCGGTGATGCCTTGGTCGTTAAGGCTGTCGGAGAACCTTCAGTAGCAGCGGTGAAAAATTACGACGGCAACAATAACAAACTGTCTGGAACCATGTCCAAAGACAGCGGGGAAGAACGAACAAAGAACAGGTGTTTGCAAGAAGCAGGAACCGGTCGTGGACTCAAGGGAACCAGAAGTAGATTTAGTTCCGTTCCAAAAGGGTTTTGCCGAGTGCTTGAAATATTTAGACAAGCTCGTCGATTCGTGGGTGATGGTCACGTTTGAGTTGAAGTTTAGCAATGACTGCCGGAACAACGACGGGAAGCATTCGTCAGTTAGGCGGCCGGATAGCAAGCAGGAATGTCTGCTTAAGGGTTTCGACCTGGACAGTCGTAAACCGGAACAGTGGATCGGAGATTCCTagctttttctaaataaataaataagcaaTTTTAGTTATTGCTATATAAACTGCTTTATTTAGGACCGCATTTGATCAATGATCAATAAAAGATTCTTCAAAACTGCAAGTTCGGCTCACTTACGTATTTGAGCAAGCTCGAGgatcaattttgtaaaaaaaaaactactccaGGTGCTTGCTAAACCAAGATTGGCTCGCCTTGATCATTCAGTTTTGGTCGATTGTACCGGCAACTAAAGTTTTTAACCGCTCCAGCTTGATCACATCCACGGCACCCACGTCGTCATCCAGCAGGAACCGTTTCCGCTCAAAAAAGTCCAACTGCTTCTCCTTCTCCTCACTATTCTTCCCTCTTACTCCTCCGTACTCTTATCGTACACCTCACCCTATTCTTGGTCTGCTCACGCTGCTTCTGCTTGACCCACTCGATTTCCTTCTCCGTGTCCGAACCGGACAATTCGTACGTCAGTGGCTGTTCCGCGTCCTCCACGATCGCCACATCGTCCAGATCGTAATGCGCCATTGCTTCCTCGTCCGTTCCTTACGGGGAGAGGGATCTTTCACCGGACAACCCCGTTTGAGCGGATCCTGTTTTGGCCGGCGCGCTTCGTCCACGATTTCATCCACCGAGTCCGAGCGCTCCGCATCGTCCGAATAGAGGGCGAACTCCCATGGCCAGCGCCTGATTCCGTAGGTTGACCCGTTCCGGATTTTGAGTCCCGCGGtctatacaagccagatgacacatgtcgccatttagaattttctttgtgctaaaacttagtgctcatttagtgctatttagtgccctataccccacatttagtgccctcatagtttccatacaaattgccatacaaaatttgaaatacaagccagatgacacatgtcgccattttgaattttctttgtgctaaaatttagtgctcatttagtgccctatatcccatatttagtgccctcatagtttccatacaaatcgccatacaaaattttgaaatacaagccagatgacacatgtcgccattttgaattttctttgtgctaaaatttagtgctcatttagtgctatttagtgccctataccccacatttagtgcccttatagtttccatacaaattgccatacaaaatatgaaatacaagccagatgacacatgtcgccattttgaattttctttgtgctaaaatttagtgctcatttagtgccctataccccatatttagtgccctcatagtttccatacaaatcgccatacaaaattttgaaatacaagccagatgacacatgtcgccattttgaattttctttgtgctaaaatttagtgctcatttagtgctatttagtgtccTATACCCgatatttagtgccctcatagtttccatacaaatcgccatacaaaaatttgaaatacaagccagatgacacatgtcgccattttgattttttttgtgctaaaatttagtgctcatttccatacaaatcgccatacaaagtttaaaagtcaaatctcagatgtcgccattttgaatgttttttcgtgctaaaatttagtgctcatttagtgctatttagtgctctcatagtttccatacaaatcgccatacaaagttcaaaagtcaaatttcagatgtcaccattttgaatgttttttgtgctaaaatgtagtgctcatttagtgcttttAAGTGCcatataccccacatttagtgccctcatagtttccatacaaatcaccatacaaagttcaaaagtcaaatttcagatgtcgccattttgaatgtattttcgtgctaaaatttagtgctcatttagtgctttttagtgccctataccccacatttagtgccctcatagtttccatacaaatcgccgtacaatgttcaaaagtcaaatctcagatgtcaccattttgaatgttttttcgtgctaaaatttagtgctcatttagtgctatttagtgccctatatcccacatttagcgccctcatagtttccatacaaatcaccatacaaagttcaaaagtcaaattttagatgtcgccattttgatgTGTTTCAgtactaaaatttagtgctcatttagtgctattaagtgccctataccccacatttagtgccctcatagtttccatacaaatcgacatacaaagttcaaaagtcaaatttcagatgtcgccattttgaatgtttttcagtgctaaaatttagtgctcatttagtgctatttagtgccctataccccacatttagtgccctcatagtttccatacaaatcgccatacaaagttcaaaagtcaaatttcagatgtcgccattttgaatgtttttcagtgctaaaatttagtgctcatttagtgctatttagtgccctataccactaatttagtgccctcatagtttccctACAAATcaccatacaaagttcaaaagtcaaatttcaggtgtcgccattttgaatgtttttcagtgctaaaattaagtgctcatttagtgaTATTTAGTGTCCTGTAGCCCTCATGAGTGGGTCTGGCAACACTGACAGGACGTGGTCTTGCTGGAAATCGCGCTCgattgttttcgtttttttaacagTTCGGAACCGGGGTTTCggttcaaaaagtgttttaatctACTAAATAGTGTTGCGTCCATTCGGGAATGATGGAGTTTTTGAAGAAAGTGTTTAATTAAGTGCATTACTGAGTGATTTGTTTTAGCCCGGCGTCGCTGAgctcttcagtttttttttctcgatgcGTTTTGTTTGTATTGGTGTGCGCCACCGTGGTTGGCTTTCGGCGTGCGTCCATGCATGTGGCAGTGTGAAGTTTGGGTTTAGGGTGATGCTAAAACATTGATGTGAATGAATTGTTTGGGTCATGCGAGCAAGAATTGCAATAGACCGGAAGAGAAAATTGGTGGAGGCCAAAATAGAAAATTGCCAGTTCCGGAGGCGGTTTGGTGGAGCCTGAGGGGAGAGAAGGGTTTGGGAGGGTGGGGGCTGTTGGTGGGGTGTTTGAAGGGTGAAAAACGGAAGAAATCTTGCTAAAGTGTGCAGTTTTTGCTGAAGAAAGGTTCATCGCGGTTTCGGATTTCGTTCTTTGTTTGTATTGGTCAGATCAGACAGTTGTCCTCCGCTTGAGCCTCAGTTTGGGAGTTCGATGAATCGATCttgttttttcatgattttcaccATTTCACAAGTTCGAGAAATCACACTTTTTCGAGTTCGCTTCAGCGAACTGGCAAAAGTGGGATATCTGAACTCCCAAAAGTGGGATTTTTTGTAACCGTGTAGGAGTCAGCGGCCAGCTTCGTAAGATGACGTGTACGATCATGAAACGCTGCAGATACTCCGTACAATACTGTTCGAGCGGTTAATTAGGTAACTATTTGAGGAATCTCCCTGAAAACTGATCGCTGAAGATTAAAATCACTTACAAAAGCGAGTGAAATGACAAATACAATAATGCTGTACTTACTTGTAATTATAATTGAACACTGCGCATTCTGACGGATTTTGCGTTATGCATTTTGGTTGCCCGGTACTTGGTCTCATCCCGCTGTTATAATATGGCATAACGAAACTAATTTATTCTGTTTAACAAACATCACGATTACGACTCCGCGCCGCGCAGCATCCAACCACCAAATAAAACACTTTTGTTTTGCCAGCTGTCATTCGCAGCAGCACTCTTTGTTGGACTttacatgttttcaaattttacattgataacttttacattattattttttttatgcaggCCAAGTGTGAAATGATATCTTTTCGGTTGACACCCggtgaggaacatcctggaaggagcggaactacatccgtagtgctgttagTTGATCTTGGTCAAAACAGCTGCTCTGGTTTCTTGCAAGTTAcccattttcttacctccacgttggcttggtttcgtcatcatgatgacaacacgtgaccttgctggtggcctgtggaaacgaactcgtaaacctttgaccagcgagggtcagagtcgagacggccaAAAGAAAGGGATGCGCAATGTGGGAAGGgaagattgtagacggtattgttttgattcacagcatgttgagttaactgttgtggatgtacctgatacATCGCaatacggggtttctcttctttccccTTTCAGCTACTATCTATCTTCTATTTCTTTATTATGTATTACTGATTTTCTAATtcgtttgttttcattttcatgtcGTGTCTGGGCCTACGGTTGGAGAACGATTGCACCACGACAACCACTTCGGAGTGATATTATCACACTGGAGTCAACAGCAACAACATCAGAAACCCTGATTTCACTCAGGTTCCCGCAAGTAACtgtatcattattttaaagtgttTATATTTTACTAACATCCCTTTCTTTGCAGAGCATGGACTACATTATAAAGcggcaatgtgggaaagggaagtaatttgtgattgcagaaggtattgttttgattcacagcatgttgaacgaactgttgtggatgtacctaGAACATCGCAACTCGGAGTATCTCTTCTAATTATCTCCAACTACTTTAGTTCTGGTTCACTTATCTTTCAAGTCTTCTCTACTCAATTTGCCAATTTTAACTGCTATGTGTTTTCCCTAACAAAAACTGATCTCCTTAATATGCGAACGAGGTTAATTCCTGTTCATATTTGATGTATTCTTTATTCATTgtctaatttatttattaataaaatattattttaaccgGCTCCTAAAGTTGTCATTAATGCTACCTAAGCTTATATGATATTATTTATCTTTATCACAAagcttttttcataaattattgccTATATTTTTAATCTACTTCATACAGCTTTTACTCTTCTTTCCTTCAACATACAATTATTCTTTCAGTAGCGAACTTTATGTAGTATGCTTTTTCCTTTATTGTCTATTGTTTTAATCTacgcccttttcttcaaacaagtaaGATTTGAGTCCTTATTCACAGTCACACACATAACATTATTGtacttttgataaatttttgaataacatgcttaggttcaaaacaatgtaacaaaacaccgcgacagaagaaatagcaacagattaacacgactcaacattaggcaagatttcaggagaaaacaatacactgtaaataacaattagtttttgaattcaaactaaaaattaaacagttttttGCTTTACTGAAAATTGATAGATACACtgtaaatggttaggcgcttatacttacatcaaaccctacgtaatgtaccaccaccggccgagttaaaatgcgtaaccggaaaagaaggtgtgcatgcctggcacgaacactcaaagcgtgttctagcgtgttgctcgtactgactcagagcaagggtaagatcacgggtatgaatcttcaagcaatttcaatatggcgacttgtattaGAAGAAAGTGAgacattttcgctagttctcactgttctgtgttctgcgtgcacgtccgcaaacatcgaccacacacgtACTAACGCAAAGCGCCACCAAGTGGCAAAAggtgattacgaatatttttagcactttcgttaaaaaaatgcggttttgcaaaaacaaataacaaaaccaacttttaagtgtagttcgactgtcaaacttgtaattcgttgctgatttgttcgaaaatttgttaaaaataataagttattttgcagcaccccttttggacggacatttctgttgtcaccttatggttccttggattggccatggataatttcacagtgtaataaacagggcagctaccaccacgtggcgccactgtttcgaatgagaaaatgatacaggttttttagacgagtttcaatcccgtggtaagatgtaggtgtaagggcagtgcgtgttcgtcgggaacctggtccataagatcggtcaaggcccgttcttacactgaaaattgcgaaattgcgataacttttacattatttttaagatttacaTGCTTCCgattagagagcctggatcttattagagaacggacatctcaaaccaaaagtaccaatcgaagcacgagaactgtcaaacggaggtaccaaacgagcataagacaaaggattttgctcgattggtacctccgtttgacagttctcgtgcttcgattggtacttttggtttgagatgtccgttctctaataagatccaggctctctactTCCGATTCGTCAACATTTAAACAAACATATGAATATTTACATGAGAAGCATCAATTACATtagatttaaatttacattatggCTAATTACATGGAATTTGACTTTTTACATTACATTTTAACATTACATTAAGTGAATTTACATTTGAAACATGGTTTACATGACATGGAcatttacatatattttttctgtgtagatcgCAGAGTGCTATACGCTAGTTAACACACTGCGATCACCATTCCAAGTACTACCTCTGTCAAATGAAGACCTGTTTCTAGACACCTCTGACTTTCTATCAGAACCAACCTCAAAGTTCTGCCAGAAATCGATCTATGGGTGTGAATTTGATGGATAATTCCATGAAGTCCAGCCTGAAAAGGCTGATGACGGCAAGCTCGGGTTTCAAAAGGTCAatccaaattttatattttcttgagccCCCCAAATCAGCAACCGGATCATCATAACTAACTCGTGATGGGACTAACGGACCAGATTCATTTTTTTGAGGCCATATAGCAACCCAGCCCAAgattgtgaccaaaattcttgaTATTCTGTGTCTCCTCCT from Culex quinquefasciatus strain JHB chromosome 3, VPISU_Cqui_1.0_pri_paternal, whole genome shotgun sequence includes:
- the LOC6038335 gene encoding serine protease inhibitor 88Ea — encoded protein: MWGRRLWRCGSDKTKLISCSSGSRFRCMKDKFFEEIEKLDFENDPESQRLYINNWVENTTHGEITDLLIPGSTTKNTKLAIANAAYFKGTWQSKFKPEETQKEIFYVSNERQEFVDMMHVQGTFNHAANEKLGCHILELPYTGQDEASRVSMFVFLPPPPLPYRIQRTDKLLARLTSSPNILCGAITRALFPRPVDMKTVLGRGMGKLFENSANFSGFSKKVQVGEVLVKFKITVATVASATVVFSFRSSRPDDPAMFHCNHPFIFVI